A single Fusobacterium perfoetens ATCC 29250 DNA region contains:
- a CDS encoding OmpP1/FadL family transporter, producing the protein MKKTLMLTALIASVNVYAGSIDYLAQQDAEYFAHASMTGKIGTSGAFYNPAGTAFMEDGLYVKVNTQTVFKNYTMNTDYKGIPGFTDNVKGKHDSDYPSVMVPSIQIVKKDGDRSYFLHGGIAAGGGSLKYNNGISAFEVIGEGIQGIFRQEQIKLGESPEATVEYLGGSKVKGSSFYYNLNLGMAQKLNEKFSVAGGVRFIYATRALEGTGHFGLDLDGQGNIPQQNVDVTIDSEREAYGIGWLVGFNYKPIEKLNIGFKYESEIKLDFEAKNGMNGLKVNSPIKEEDIYGSLAKNPIVSEWLVDGYRNLPAMMSLGISYDVNDRLTLLTSGNYYFIEDANDSNAYAHYTNGYEASVGFDYKLNEQYTLMAGYQYTNTGANEDTYKDTDYALDAHMYSIGLKYTPNETRTYTIAYSYVDYIDGTSKEHGTRFEKQVHAIGLAAEFKL; encoded by the coding sequence ATGAAAAAAACACTTATGTTAACAGCTTTAATAGCTTCAGTAAATGTTTATGCTGGAAGTATTGATTATTTAGCCCAACAAGATGCTGAATATTTTGCCCATGCTTCAATGACAGGAAAAATTGGAACATCAGGAGCTTTCTATAATCCAGCTGGTACAGCTTTCATGGAAGATGGACTTTATGTAAAAGTAAACACTCAAACAGTATTTAAAAATTATACTATGAATACAGATTATAAAGGAATACCTGGATTTACAGATAATGTAAAAGGAAAACATGATAGTGATTATCCATCAGTAATGGTTCCAAGTATTCAAATAGTAAAAAAAGATGGAGATAGAAGTTATTTCTTACACGGTGGTATAGCTGCTGGTGGAGGAAGTTTAAAATATAACAATGGAATATCAGCTTTTGAAGTTATTGGAGAAGGAATACAAGGAATATTTAGACAAGAACAAATTAAACTTGGAGAATCTCCAGAAGCAACAGTTGAATATTTAGGAGGAAGTAAAGTAAAAGGTTCATCTTTTTATTATAATTTAAACTTAGGAATGGCTCAAAAACTTAATGAAAAATTTTCTGTAGCTGGAGGAGTTAGATTTATTTATGCTACAAGAGCTTTAGAAGGAACAGGACATTTTGGATTAGACCTAGATGGGCAAGGAAATATTCCTCAACAAAATGTAGATGTTACTATAGATTCTGAAAGAGAAGCTTATGGAATTGGTTGGTTAGTAGGATTTAACTATAAACCAATAGAAAAATTAAATATTGGTTTTAAATATGAAAGTGAAATTAAATTAGATTTTGAAGCTAAGAATGGAATGAATGGATTAAAAGTAAATTCTCCAATAAAGGAAGAGGATATATATGGAAGTTTAGCCAAAAATCCTATAGTAAGTGAATGGTTAGTAGATGGATATAGAAATTTACCAGCAATGATGTCATTAGGAATTTCTTATGATGTTAATGATAGACTTACATTACTTACAAGTGGAAACTATTATTTTATAGAAGATGCTAATGATAGTAATGCTTATGCTCATTATACAAATGGATATGAAGCATCAGTTGGATTTGATTATAAACTAAATGAACAATATACTTTAATGGCTGGATACCAATATACAAATACAGGAGCTAATGAAGATACATACAAAGATACTGACTATGCTTTAGATGCTCATATGTATAGTATAGGACTTAAATATACTCCAAATGAAACTAGAACATATACAATCGCTTATTCATATGTAGATTATATTGATGGAACTTCAAAAGAACATGGAACAAGATTTGAGAAACAAGTTCATGCTATTGGATTAGCTGCTGAATTTAAATTATAA
- a CDS encoding TetR/AcrR family transcriptional regulator encodes MGRKLKFTREEILNKAYEILVKEGMKKISARTIANELGISTIGVYSNFKSMSDLKNELSLLAKNKLLDKVKINYTELGLLNIGIGICLFAKEEKALFRAIFMRENLSEEFLNEITRDLINLVYKGFKESDKYNILKDSTINWMIRKGWWYTHGFACLICSGFYNPTYEMIESELREVGYLILKQAMKINEEKN; translated from the coding sequence ATGGGAAGGAAATTAAAGTTCACAAGAGAAGAAATTTTAAATAAAGCTTATGAAATTTTGGTAAAAGAAGGTATGAAAAAAATTTCAGCTAGGACAATAGCTAATGAGTTGGGAATATCAACAATAGGTGTTTACTCTAATTTTAAATCAATGTCAGATTTAAAAAATGAACTTTCATTACTTGCTAAAAATAAACTACTAGATAAAGTAAAAATTAATTATACAGAACTTGGACTTTTAAATATAGGAATAGGAATTTGTCTTTTTGCTAAAGAGGAAAAGGCTTTATTTAGAGCTATATTTATGAGAGAAAATTTATCAGAAGAATTTTTAAATGAAATTACTAGAGATTTGATAAATTTAGTTTATAAAGGATTTAAAGAGAGTGACAAATACAATATTTTAAAAGATAGTACTATTAACTGGATGATAAGAAAAGGTTGGTGGTATACTCATGGTTTTGCTTGTTTAATTTGCTCAGGTTTTTATAATCCAACTTATGAAATGATTGAAAGTGAATTACGTGAAGTTGGTTATCTTATATTAAAACAAGCTATGAAAATAAATGAGGAAAAAAATTAA
- a CDS encoding YoaK family protein has translation MSERYRVGLILAIVGGYLDAYTYVCRGKVFANAQTGNIVLFGIKLVEKQWGSALEYFTPIMAFVVGILLSEFFRKKYNKEFLHWRQSILLLEMAILIMVSFMPMGDLDILVNVLISFVCSLQVEAFRKFRGKAYASTMCTGNLRSASEALYKSMIGKNKEDFRSSMNYFGIITFFIIGGMIGAILTKKYLEKSVLFSVIGLMIVFIMMFVDYDRNKKETC, from the coding sequence ATGTCTGAACGGTATAGGGTAGGTCTAATTTTAGCTATTGTAGGTGGTTATTTAGATGCTTACACTTATGTGTGTAGAGGTAAGGTATTTGCAAATGCTCAAACAGGAAATATAGTTTTATTTGGAATAAAACTTGTAGAAAAACAATGGGGTAGTGCTTTAGAATATTTTACTCCAATAATGGCCTTTGTAGTAGGGATTCTTCTTTCAGAGTTTTTTAGAAAAAAATATAATAAAGAATTTTTACATTGGAGACAAAGTATTTTATTATTAGAAATGGCTATTTTGATAATGGTATCTTTTATGCCTATGGGAGATTTAGATATATTAGTAAATGTACTAATATCTTTTGTGTGCTCTCTTCAGGTAGAAGCTTTTAGAAAATTTAGAGGTAAAGCTTATGCTTCAACAATGTGTACAGGAAATTTAAGAAGTGCAAGTGAAGCTCTTTATAAATCTATGATAGGAAAAAATAAAGAAGATTTTAGGAGTAGTATGAACTATTTTGGAATAATAACTTTTTTTATTATAGGTGGAATGATAGGAGCTATTCTTACTAAAAAATATTTAGAAAAATCGGTTCTTTTTTCTGTAATTGGATTAATGATAGTATTTATAATGATGTTTGTTGATTATGATAGAAATAAAAAAGAAACTTGTTAA